ACACCGTAGAGCAGTGTGTCTGGTGAAGACACCCCTGGCGCTATTTTATCTAGTGCTTGAAGCATTTCTCGTATGTCTGCTAAATAGCGGTAAGGCAGAACGAAGCTCAAGTCGCCAGGCGTTGCGTTCTTGAGGGTCGGGTTGATTACGCTGTGTGATAATCGTTCAGGTGTGGAACGCCGTCCAAGGTTTAGGTCACCTAGGCGTTGAACCATGACGCCGCCGCTGAGAAGGTTAGAGAGTCGGGCTATGTATTTGCCGTAGGCTATGGGTTCTTTGAAGGGTTCAGTGAATGAGGTGCTGACAAGGATGGCGAAGTTGGTGTTGGCTGTTCTTCTCTCGGCATGACTCCCACCGTTAACGGTTAAAACGCCGTCGTAGCTTTCAGTGGTGACTTCACCGTAAGGTGAAACGCAGAATGTGCGTACCATGTCGTCGAAGGCGCGTGAGTAGTAGATGAGTTTGGGCTCGTAGAGTACCTCTGTAAGTTTATCCATAACTGAAGCCAGCACTTCGACGCGGACGCCGATGTCAACGGGGTTATTGACTGTTTTTAGTCCGTGAAACTGCGCTTCAGTTTGGAGCCATTCTGCACCGCCTCTGCCTGGAGCGATAATCACATATTTGGCCTTGATTTTCTCTCCGCCAACCGTTTCTACACCCGCGACTTTGTTGTTTTCTATAATTAGACTCTTTACATCTGTTTTTGGTTGAAAAGTAACTTTACTGGCAAGTTCTTTGCGCATCATTCGCAGAGTATCAGCACATTTTTCTGTACCCATGTGACGCACAGTTTGCCGTATGAGTTTTAAGCCTTGCAGGGAAGCTTGGCGTTCTATTTCATCCACTTTGTCGGTGTTTTCG
The Candidatus Bathyarchaeota archaeon genome window above contains:
- a CDS encoding NAD(P)/FAD-dependent oxidoreductase, coding for MPPVACNSGFQRENPLKYDVIIVGAGPAGIFSALELTEKTNLNVLILDRGPDIDNRKCPSSRGFECVHCEPCSVLSGWGGAGAYSDGKLTLSTEVGGWLNQYISQKELEALVKYVDDIYLKFGASEQVFGENTDKVDEIERQASLQGLKLIRQTVRHMGTEKCADTLRMMRKELASKVTFQPKTDVKSLIIENNKVAGVETVGGEKIKAKYVIIAPGRGGAEWLQTEAQFHGLKTVNNPVDIGVRVEVLASVMDKLTEVLYEPKLIYYSRAFDDMVRTFCVSPYGEVTTESYDGVLTVNGGSHAERRTANTNFAILVSTSFTEPFKEPIAYGKYIARLSNLLSGGVMVQRLGDLNLGRRSTPERLSHSVINPTLKNATPGDLSFVLPYRYLADIREMLQALDKIAPGVSSPDTLLYGVEVKFYSSHLQLSNSLETKIENMFTIGDGAGVTRGLVQASASGIIVAREILKREKLKAP